From one Diachasmimorpha longicaudata isolate KC_UGA_2023 chromosome 8, iyDiaLong2, whole genome shotgun sequence genomic stretch:
- the LOC135165423 gene encoding paramyosin codes for MFFICPIIVKYNITNESHRSSKNCPQCREKLSSNKVFRLYFNFNVNESIKEDAASLQLRLENMQFQLDLKESSIRENQKNYHDMKKQRDLLRAEVRKCENELTKKDSAIFALKEQAKFLRAEADEKNVIAAKFESLKSKTDEYKAVEKLLSSTARAADELIATTHDASKLSVYVSVLKRQLETEIQRRKELRDLIKDLKEELKRMSHAKNQLEALKTGLQAEIDVLCEQNKRLLQKLEKNLVTGANEAKEELSSRSEFPALKRTRY; via the exons ATGTTTTTCATATGCCCT ATAATTGTAAAATACAATATCACCAATGAGAGTCATCGGTC GTCCAAAAATTGTCCCCAATGCCGCGAAAAACTTTCCAGCAATAAGGTCTTCCGCTTGTACTTCAATTTTAACGTCAATGAGTCAATCAAAGAGGATGCAGCCTCCCTACAACTTCGTCTGGAAAACATGCAATTCCAGTTGGATCTTAAGGAGTCTTCCATCAGAGAGAATCAGAAGAATTATCATGATATGAAGAAACAAAGAGATCTTCTGCGGGCCGAAGTACGCAAGTGTGAAAATGAACTCACAAAAAAGGACTCGGCTATTTTTGCTCTGAAGGAGCAAGCGAAATTCTTGAGGGCTGAAGCTGATGAGAAAAATGTTATTGCAGCGAAATTCGAGAGCCTAAAGTCGAAGACTGATGAGTACAAAGC TGTAGAGAAATTGCTGTCATCGACTGCCAGAGCCGCTGATGAACTCATAGCTACTACTCATGATGCCTCTAAACTAAGTGTTTATGTTTCAGTTCTAAAAAG ACAACTAGAAACGGAGATTCAACGCCGCAAAGAATTACGAGACTTGATAAAAGACTTGAAGGAAGAGCTAAAGAGAATGTCGCATGCGAAAAATCAGCTCGAAGCACTTAAAAC agGATTGCAAGCAGAGATTGATGTCCTTTGCGAGCAGAATAAACGTTTACTTCAGaaacttgagaaaaatttagtgactGGAGCTAATGAGGCAAAAGAGGAACTCAGTTCTAGATCAGAATTTCCAGCACTGAAAC GTACCAGATACTGA
- the LOC135165198 gene encoding caspase-8-like isoform X1 — MVEKISSFRSKREIQIAQDELCILSAKLVKHNHKPINNGVYFPKNYSNKIPAFAFTTIEGFRRYLLDTQIEMTELVTDALPAQINIPESDQDLEIDLEVLKSIEKALEDYEKLSLLFLILEDFHCFKDVSAAFCKQNVEDILSRFVEKIDNWQTKFFEALCITKSKREIRMLGKNYEELETIYVPQVMTTDPSISSRPRVHPGARMLFQLFDDVLDDQQRELLLKKIYGEIRPPELKNDDPLEIHALYWVEQDYIALYPDGRGNFQNILKFLKSLGLSDCPIYLDLQKYSEKTSPRVALAPKNCHSLSKNPNKPLTLPPVANLIQKAYVIILNVITVPKSEYESRTSSKVDVARLDATFHGLGYTVHIFDEPTSTQITEIFNDLTRKFDRSKYDGLIVCILSHGVEGHFVSHDNVEVPLRSIERAICIPHLQMIPKIVLVQACQGNKLGQVIRNDLVSDGPTENRRAKCINILDYKRFLQFSATMRACKAIRHKQTGSWFINAVCAVFREPREQDSPLSINKWAQRVQHLVTLNEGELEKGLIAAQLPELYSRFSEDFYFPVYRGEA; from the exons atggttgaaaaaatatcgtcaTTTCGATCCAAAAGGGAAATACAAATTGCGCAAGATGAGCTCTGCATTTTATCCGCGAAACTAGTTAAACATAATCATAAACCAATCAACAACGGAGTCTATTTCCCCAAAAACTATTCTAATAAAATACCGGCCTTTGCTTTCACAACGATTGAAGGTTTTAG ACGCTATTTATTAGATACTCAGATAGAGATGACAGAATTAGTCACAGATGCGCTGCCAGCGCAAATAAATATTCCCGAATCAGATCAGGACTTGGAGATTGATTTGGAGGTATTGAAAAGCATCGAAAAAGCCTTAGAAGATTACGAGAAATTGAGTCTTCTTTTTCTAATACTAGAGGATTTTCACTGCTTCAAAGACGTTTCTGCTGCATTCTGCAAGCAAAATGTGGAGGACATTCTTTCTAGGTtcgttgaaaaaatcgacaactGGCAAACAAAGTTCTTTGAGGCCCTCTGCATCACAAAATCAAAACGCGAAATAAGAATGCTGGGAAAAAACTACGAAGAATTGGAGACGATTTATGTGCCTCAGGTCATGACAACTGACCCATCAATCTCGAGCAGGCCTCGAGTCCATCCAGGAGCGAGAATGTTATTTCAACTATTTGATGATGTCCTCGATGATCAGCAAAGAGAACTgcttttgaagaaaatttatggGGAGATTCGGCCCCCTGAGCTAAAGAACGATGATCCTCTGGAAATTCATGCCCTGTACTGGGTAGAGCAAGACTACATCGCCCTGTATCCAG ACGGCCGAGGGAACTttcaaaacattttaaaatttctGAAGTCCCTGGGACTCTCGGACTGTCCTATCTACCTGGATCTTCAAAAATACTCCGAAAAAACTTCCCCGAGAGTCGCTCTCGCTCCCAAAAATTGCCACTCACTCTCCAAAAATCCCAATAAACCCCTCACCCTTCCCCCAGTCGCCAATCTGATCCAAAAGGCCTATGTCATTATCCTCAACGTCATTACTGTCCCCAAAAGTGAATACGAGAGTAGGACCAGCAGCAAAGTCGACGTCGCCAGACTTGACGCCACCTTCCACGGACTGGGGTACACCGTCCACATCTTCGATGAACCCACGAGTACCCAGATAACAGagattttcaacgatttgacAAGAAAGTTCGACAGAAGCAAATATGACGGTCTCATCGTCTGCATCCTGAGCCATGGAGTCGAGGGGCATTTTGTGTCGCATGATAACGTGGAGGTGCCACTGCGCTCCATCGAAAGGGCTATTTGCATTCCCCATCTCCAGATGATTCCTAAAATCGTTTTGGTACAGGCCTGCCAGGGGAACAAACTAGGACAGGTCATCAGGAATGATCTTGTGTCTGATGGACCCACTGAGAACCGAAGGGCGAAGTGCATCAATATCCTAGATTATAAGCGGTTCCTGCAATTCTCCGCGACGATGAGAGCCTGCAAAGCCATCCGACACAAGCAGACAGGCTCATGGTTCATCAATGCTGTCTGTGCTGTATTTCGTGAGCCCAGAGAGCAGGACTCTCCTCTGTCCATCAACAAGTGGGCCCAAAGGGTCCAGCATCTTGTCACGTTGAATGAAGGGGAGTTAGAGAAAGGCCTCATTGCCGCGCAGCTTCCGGAACTCTACAGCCGGTTCAGTGAAGATTTTTACTTTCCAGTTTATCGAGGGGAAGCTTAA
- the LOC135165198 gene encoding caspase-8-like isoform X2 translates to MTELVTDALPAQINIPESDQDLEIDLEVLKSIEKALEDYEKLSLLFLILEDFHCFKDVSAAFCKQNVEDILSRFVEKIDNWQTKFFEALCITKSKREIRMLGKNYEELETIYVPQVMTTDPSISSRPRVHPGARMLFQLFDDVLDDQQRELLLKKIYGEIRPPELKNDDPLEIHALYWVEQDYIALYPDGRGNFQNILKFLKSLGLSDCPIYLDLQKYSEKTSPRVALAPKNCHSLSKNPNKPLTLPPVANLIQKAYVIILNVITVPKSEYESRTSSKVDVARLDATFHGLGYTVHIFDEPTSTQITEIFNDLTRKFDRSKYDGLIVCILSHGVEGHFVSHDNVEVPLRSIERAICIPHLQMIPKIVLVQACQGNKLGQVIRNDLVSDGPTENRRAKCINILDYKRFLQFSATMRACKAIRHKQTGSWFINAVCAVFREPREQDSPLSINKWAQRVQHLVTLNEGELEKGLIAAQLPELYSRFSEDFYFPVYRGEA, encoded by the exons ATGACAGAATTAGTCACAGATGCGCTGCCAGCGCAAATAAATATTCCCGAATCAGATCAGGACTTGGAGATTGATTTGGAGGTATTGAAAAGCATCGAAAAAGCCTTAGAAGATTACGAGAAATTGAGTCTTCTTTTTCTAATACTAGAGGATTTTCACTGCTTCAAAGACGTTTCTGCTGCATTCTGCAAGCAAAATGTGGAGGACATTCTTTCTAGGTtcgttgaaaaaatcgacaactGGCAAACAAAGTTCTTTGAGGCCCTCTGCATCACAAAATCAAAACGCGAAATAAGAATGCTGGGAAAAAACTACGAAGAATTGGAGACGATTTATGTGCCTCAGGTCATGACAACTGACCCATCAATCTCGAGCAGGCCTCGAGTCCATCCAGGAGCGAGAATGTTATTTCAACTATTTGATGATGTCCTCGATGATCAGCAAAGAGAACTgcttttgaagaaaatttatggGGAGATTCGGCCCCCTGAGCTAAAGAACGATGATCCTCTGGAAATTCATGCCCTGTACTGGGTAGAGCAAGACTACATCGCCCTGTATCCAG ACGGCCGAGGGAACTttcaaaacattttaaaatttctGAAGTCCCTGGGACTCTCGGACTGTCCTATCTACCTGGATCTTCAAAAATACTCCGAAAAAACTTCCCCGAGAGTCGCTCTCGCTCCCAAAAATTGCCACTCACTCTCCAAAAATCCCAATAAACCCCTCACCCTTCCCCCAGTCGCCAATCTGATCCAAAAGGCCTATGTCATTATCCTCAACGTCATTACTGTCCCCAAAAGTGAATACGAGAGTAGGACCAGCAGCAAAGTCGACGTCGCCAGACTTGACGCCACCTTCCACGGACTGGGGTACACCGTCCACATCTTCGATGAACCCACGAGTACCCAGATAACAGagattttcaacgatttgacAAGAAAGTTCGACAGAAGCAAATATGACGGTCTCATCGTCTGCATCCTGAGCCATGGAGTCGAGGGGCATTTTGTGTCGCATGATAACGTGGAGGTGCCACTGCGCTCCATCGAAAGGGCTATTTGCATTCCCCATCTCCAGATGATTCCTAAAATCGTTTTGGTACAGGCCTGCCAGGGGAACAAACTAGGACAGGTCATCAGGAATGATCTTGTGTCTGATGGACCCACTGAGAACCGAAGGGCGAAGTGCATCAATATCCTAGATTATAAGCGGTTCCTGCAATTCTCCGCGACGATGAGAGCCTGCAAAGCCATCCGACACAAGCAGACAGGCTCATGGTTCATCAATGCTGTCTGTGCTGTATTTCGTGAGCCCAGAGAGCAGGACTCTCCTCTGTCCATCAACAAGTGGGCCCAAAGGGTCCAGCATCTTGTCACGTTGAATGAAGGGGAGTTAGAGAAAGGCCTCATTGCCGCGCAGCTTCCGGAACTCTACAGCCGGTTCAGTGAAGATTTTTACTTTCCAGTTTATCGAGGGGAAGCTTAA
- the LOC135165199 gene encoding BOS complex subunit ncln: MWLEECDGFAELCRGYLPYYLLIVLPIFIVVSPVNPVTASHELPVYRMHQYDLHGVSHGCRSASIQLEARTLSSWQTSRHCVIARLSDITPDVFYAIKSKAGALILILPKDMKSLSQDEQQHILSLEASMESSGETTIPVYFSPWNPDLQTIVNDLEHGLITDAKANSELQNLINSISASGYQVIVPTGQPTPKTDVKIATIQGKLAGTGVEEKLPTVALVAHYDSSSVATELSFGAESNASGVAMLLELARLFSALYSINKSRAKYNIVFILSGAGKLNYQGSKKWLEDQFDGVDSSVIQDASYVICLDSVSKSDDLYLHVSKPPKENSFGSLFYKELSSIAQAIGGTKIEGIHKKINLAEESLAWEHERYSIRRLAAATLSSLKSHDDPGRSSLLDVMREEQIDRLHRHTSIVAEALARHLYGVNSTKIFLPPVEVSKESLSVWMNYLISQSRSVPLLADKNNPLVNSLQEIMSRYLIDVRTTFHTPDKRDPEFVFYDITKTNMNVYSVKPAVFDLFLTIAISLYLGMVYLIVHKFSHLYNFAVHMTVKNKVS; the protein is encoded by the exons ATGTGGTTAGAAGAGTGCGATGGATTCGCAGAACTGTGTCGAGGTTATCTACCTTACTATCTGCTCATAGTTCTTCCAATATTTATCGTCGTATCACCGGTGAATCCCGTGACTGCATCCCACGAATTACCAGTCTATCGAATGCACCAGTATGATCTCCATGGAGTGAGTCATG GATGCAGAAGTGCCTCTATACAGCTAGAAGCTAGAACCCTCAGTAGCTGGCAGACTTCTAGGCACTGTGTCATCGCGAGATTATCCGATATCACACCCGACGTCTTTTACGCAATCAAGAGCAAGGCTGGCGCTCTCATCCTCATACTGCCGAAGGATATGAAGAGTCTAAGCCAAGACGAACAGCAG cACATTCTGTCACTCGAAGCCTCCATGGAATCCAGTGGAGAAACGACAATTCCAGTCTATTTCTCCCCCTGGAACCCGGATCTCCAAACGATTGTCAATGATCTCGAACACGGTCTGATAACAGACGCAAAAGCCAACTCAGAATTACAGAATCTTATAAATTCCATATCTGCGAGTGGATATCAAGTGATCGTGCCAACTGGTCAGCCTACACCAAAAACCGACGTTAAAATCGCTACTATTCAGGGAAAATTGGCTGGTACTGGAGTCGAAGAGAAATTACCAACAGTTGCACTAGTCGCTCATTACGACAGTAGTTCAGTGGCCACT GAATTGTCTTTTGGAGCAGAGAGTAATGCGTCAGGTGTAGCTATGCTCCTAGAGTTGGCTAGATTATTCTCCGCTCTCTACTCGATCAATAAATCACGAGCGAAGTATAATATTGTGTTTATTCTGAGTGGTGCTGGTAAATTGAATTATCAGGGGAGTAAAAAGTGGCTTGAGGATCAGTTTGATGGTGTTGACAGCTCAGTCATCCAG GACGCCTCATATGTGATATGTCTCGACTCAGTATCAAAATCCGATGATCTCTACCTCCACGTATCGAAGCCCCCTAAGGAGAACTCCTTTGGCAGTTTATTCTATAAGGAATTGAGTTCAATAGCTCAGGCTATTGGAGGAACAAAAATCGAGGGCATCCACAAGAAGATAAACCTTGCAGAGGAGAGTCTGGCTTGGGAGCACGAGAGATATAGCATAAGACGGCTAGCAGCAGCTACTTTATCGAGTTTGAAGAGTCACGATGATCCAGGAAGAAGTTCACTTCTTGATGTGATGAGAGAGGAGCAGATTGACAGGCTCCACAGACACACATCCATTGTTGCTGAGGCATTAGCCAGACATTTGTATGGAGTTAACTCAACGAAAATATTCTTACCCCCTGTG GAAGTCTCGAAAGAATCGTTGAGCGTCTGGATGAACTACTTAATTTCTCAATCGAGATCAGTGCCACTTTTAGCTGATAAAAACAACCCACTAGTTAATTCTCTTCAAGAAATAATGTCACGTTATTTGATCGACGTCAGGACAACGTTTCACACTCCTGATAAGAGAGATCCGGAGTTTGTATTTTACGACATTACAAAGACGAATATGAATGTCTATAG cgTTAAACCAGCCGTATTCGATCTGTTTCTCACGATAGCGATAAGCTTATACCTGGGAATGGTATATCTAattgttcataaattttcacatCTCTACAATTTCGCTGTTCACATGACAGTGAAGAACAAAGTATCGTAA